The window TGTCATCGTCGTCTTGTTGAGTCCTCTTGCAATAAATAACTAATTGGTTACAAACTAGGGGCAAGCAAAGATCGTGTCAAGCAGTTGTGTGAAGTGCTGTCATTATCTTGTAAATTTTCTTTACGATGTCGCATCGAATGCCGCCGAAGGCAAGAGGTGCCGGAGGTGGAGTAATGGAAAAGCCGCAAGCGGACGCGAGAGGAAGGAATGCAAACGGCGAGCGCGCTGAGCGCTCCGCGCAGCGCGATCCCGAGCGGACGCGCGCATCTATCCTCGCGGCCGCCACTCAGGAGTTTGCGGAAAACGGCATGGGTGGGGCGCGAGTCGATGCCATTGCCGAGCGTGCCGGCATCAACAAGCGCATGCTCTATCATTACTTCGGCGACAAGGAGCAACTCTACCTCGCCGTCCTGGAAGAAGCCTATATCGGCATAAGAACAGCGGAAAAATCCATCAATCTCAGCGACTTGGAGCCGGAGCAGGGCATCGCCGAGCTGGCGATGTTCACATGGAGGTACTTCCTTGAGCACCCCGAGTTCCTGAGTCTGCTCGGCACGGAGAACCTTCATCGCGCCCGGTGGCTCCGGCAATCGACCCGTCTCAAGGAGTTGCATTCGCAACTCATGGGCAAGCTTTCCGACCTGCTCGACCGGGGCCGGGCAAAGGGCCTCTTCCGGGAGGATGTCGACCCGTTGCACCTCTATCTGACGATGGCCTCGCTCGGTTATTTCTACCTCTCGAACCAGTACACGCTCTCGACGATCTTCGGCCGCGATCTCGCGGAACGAGACAATCTCGAGGGCTGGGAGCGTCACATCGTCCATGTGACTTTGGCCTCGATCAGGCGCTGAATCGCTGACATGTCGTTTTTTTTGTTGACAGGTGCGCTTTTTCTCTGCCACAAAGTAACTGTTTAGTTACTGGCTTGGGAGGGCTGGTCCGCTCCCACGAGGCCTGGCAGGGAGGAGATCGCATGCCACGTTTGGGGATCATATTGCACGGCGTGACCGGGCGGATGGGCTACAACCAGCACCTGGTGCGCTCGATACTGGCCATTCGCGATCAGGGCGGGATCGTGCTCAAGTCCGGCGAGCGGCTGGAGATCGACCCGATCATCGTCGGTCGCAACCGCGATAAGATGGAGCAATTGGCGAAGCGTCACAATATTGCACGCTGGTCGACCGACCTCGATGCGGCGCTTGCCGATCCGAACAACCAGATCTTTTTCGACGCCGGCACGACGCTGATGCGCGCCGACCTCATCGGCAGGGCGCTGGACGCCGGCAAGCACGTCTACTGCGAAAAACCCGTCTCCGACGACTTGAGAACGGCTGTGAAGCTGGCGCGAAAGGCGCGGGCCTCCGGGCTCAAGCACGGCGTCGTCCAGGACAAGCTGTTCCTGCCCGGGCTTCGCAAGCTGGCTCTCCTCAGGGACTCCGGTTTCTTCGGAAAGATCCTCTCGGTGCGTGGCGAGTTCGGTTACTGGGTCTTTGAAGGCGACTGGGGCGTGCCCGCCCAGCGCCCCTCCTGGAATTACCGCAAGGGCGACGGCGGCGGAATCATTCTCGATATGCTCTGCCACTGGCGCTACGTGATGGACAACCTTTTCGGCGAGGTCCGCGCCGTCTCCTGCCTCGGCGCCACTCATATTCCGAGCCGCGTCGACGAGCAGGGCCGAACCTATAATTGCGATACGGACGATGCGGCCTATGCCACTTTCGAGCTCGAAGGCGGCATCATCGCGCAGATCAATTCCTCCTGGACGGTGCGGGTGCGCCGCGACGATCTCGTGACCTTCCAGGTCGATGGGACGCATGGCTCTGCCGTCGCCGGCCTGACGAAATGCTGGACCCAGCACCGCGTCAACACGCCGAAGCCGGTCTGGAACCCGGATCAGCCGCAGACGATCGATTTCTACAAGACCTGGGACGAGGTGCCGGACACTCAAGGGTTCGACAACGGCTTCAAGGCGCAATGGGAAATGTTCCTGCGGCATGTCGCCGAGGATGGTCCCTGGCCCTACGGGCTTGAAGCCGGCGCCAAGGGCGTGCAACTCGCCGAGCTGGGGCTGAAGTCCTGGGCCGAGCGCCGCTGGCTCGATGTGCCGGAACTGGAGTTCTGAGCCATGGCGAGCATCAATCTCCCTCTTGAAGGCAGGCTCGCCCGTTACGAGCTTAGCGGTCGGCCGGTTCCCCTGCAAAAGCGCACGCCGGCCGACTTCCCGCGAGTTACTTTTGCGGCGGCGCATGTCGTCGCCAACCCGCTTGTCGACAATGATCCATGGTTGACGCCGGCGATCGATTGGGAGCGCACGCTCGCCTTTCGCCACCGCCTTTGGGATCTCGGCCTCGGCGTCGCGGAGGCAATGGACACGGCCCAGCGCGGCATGGGCCTCGGCTGGCCGGAAGCGCGCGAGCTCATCCGCCGTGCGC of the Sinorhizobium chiapasense genome contains:
- a CDS encoding TetR/AcrR family transcriptional regulator, which encodes MEKPQADARGRNANGERAERSAQRDPERTRASILAAATQEFAENGMGGARVDAIAERAGINKRMLYHYFGDKEQLYLAVLEEAYIGIRTAEKSINLSDLEPEQGIAELAMFTWRYFLEHPEFLSLLGTENLHRARWLRQSTRLKELHSQLMGKLSDLLDRGRAKGLFREDVDPLHLYLTMASLGYFYLSNQYTLSTIFGRDLAERDNLEGWERHIVHVTLASIRR
- a CDS encoding Gfo/Idh/MocA family protein, encoding MPRLGIILHGVTGRMGYNQHLVRSILAIRDQGGIVLKSGERLEIDPIIVGRNRDKMEQLAKRHNIARWSTDLDAALADPNNQIFFDAGTTLMRADLIGRALDAGKHVYCEKPVSDDLRTAVKLARKARASGLKHGVVQDKLFLPGLRKLALLRDSGFFGKILSVRGEFGYWVFEGDWGVPAQRPSWNYRKGDGGGIILDMLCHWRYVMDNLFGEVRAVSCLGATHIPSRVDEQGRTYNCDTDDAAYATFELEGGIIAQINSSWTVRVRRDDLVTFQVDGTHGSAVAGLTKCWTQHRVNTPKPVWNPDQPQTIDFYKTWDEVPDTQGFDNGFKAQWEMFLRHVAEDGPWPYGLEAGAKGVQLAELGLKSWAERRWLDVPELEF